The genome window CCTGCCCGGTCAGCGGCGCGAGTCCCCAGACCTCCTCGATCGTGCGCAGCAGCGAGTAGTGCGTGAACGGCGTCGCCGAGACGCTGTGCGCCCGGGCGGCCGGGCCCGCGAACACGCACGCGACGACATTGTCGCCGGAGTCGCCCTCGTCGAACGTCACCACGAGCAGCGAGCGCTGCGCCTTGAAGGCCGGGGAGGCGAGGATCGCCGGGACGTTCGCCTTCAGCCACGCGTCGCCGTCCGCGACGGAGCAGTCGTGCATGTCGTCGCACAGGTTCGGGCTGATGAACGAGAAGTCCGGCAGGGTCGCGGCCGAGGCCAGATCCGACGCGAACCGGGAGTACGGGACGTCGTGGGCGTCGCAGTACGCCCGCGACGACGTGACGCTCGGGAAGTACAGGAATGGGTTGTGCTTGACGGCGTACAGGCTGGTGTTCCCGGTGGCGCACGGCGCCGGCATGCTCTCGGAGTACATCCGCCAGGACCGGCCCGCGCGGTCCAGCTCCTCGGCGAGGTTGGGTCCGGTGGCCAGGCACGACCCGCCGGGCGGGTTGCAGTCCGTCGTGATCCCGGCCGTGCCGCCGCTGGTCAGGGCCAGGTAGTTCGGGAGGCTGGGGTGCGTGATCGCCGAGTACGCGGTGGCGAGCGCGCCGGCCCGGGCGAGCGAGGTCAGGTAGGGGGCCTGCGGGTCGCCGATGACCGACCCGGCCGGCTTGTTCTCGTCGACGATGACGACGATGTGCTGCAGCGCGGTGGCCTGCGGCCCTGTCGACGGCGCGGGCGGGAGGGTCGACGGCGCGCGCGTCGGAGCCGGCACCGGCGCGGGCGGGCTGGTGACGGCGGGCGAGGCGCCCGGTGCGCAGCCGGCGAGGACGAGCGCGAGCGCGGCGGCGATCGCCGCGGTCAGTGCCCTCCCCGTCATGGCAGTACCGTACGCCGGGCGGCGGTGAAACGGACCGGCGGGTTCGGGGACGCCGCTCAGGCCGGCTGACCGGGCTCTACCGTTTCCGGGCTTTTCGCCAGTATCCGGTTACAGGCTTTCCTTCGCGGAGCGATGGCGGCACCCACTCCATCCCGTCACGGTGCGGAGCGGCTCGGAGGTTCGCGCGTGGGAGCCAGTCCGGGTCGATTGTGGCTGCGAGCTCTTCGATCCGTTGCCGTTGCGTGTCGTCGAACGCGGATGCCATCGCCTGCTGCTGCGCTTTCGGGATCCCGTGAAGGTCTGCTATCTGCGGCCACAAGGCCACGTGTCCGGATATTCGCATGGCGATGTCGATCGCTTCGAACCTGGTGAGGTTGAATGTGTCGGCGATGTCGATGAGGTTGCGGATGTCGCGGTCGCGAGGGTCGTCGTTGTCGCTGATCGGGCGGGAGGCGATGATGCCGCCGTGCCGGTGCGGGTTGATGTCGAAGATCGGTGCGAGCCGCCAACCGTTTGCTTGGCGGAGGAACCCGTGGTTGCCCCAGTGGTCGTCGACGTTGTTGATGAAGACGGTAAGCGCGATCCGCCTGAACATGTCGTGGAGGTCTGCTTCCGGGTTTGCGCTGGTGGCTGCGAGAACGTCGGCGAACTCTTCGTAGGTGAGCCGTGACCCCGTGTCGTGCTTCCCGATCCGGAGGGCGGTCGCTGCGGACATGTAACCGCGTCGAACGGTCTCGCCGTCGCGGTCGAACCGTTTGACGATGAGGACGGACCGGCCTTCACCGGCGGGTTGCACCGTGAACTCGGGTGTCGGCGTGCCGATTCGTCGTGCGATCGTCAACGCGACTGCTTCCCATGCCTCCGTGTCGACGTCCGCGTCTTTGGAATGCGGAAGTTTCGCCAACGCGAGCGACCCGTCTGGAAGAAGGACGTTTGCTTTCGGTCGTGCCCCGCCGGGGGAGGTTGCGATGCCTGCCAGGTATTCGACGTCTTCGTCGGTCGCTTCATGGTCTTCGTACCTGCGGGCAACGCGAAGGATCTTCCCCAACTCGTGGATGTTTGCAACGCCGGTGTCTTCGGACAGCCAGTGGCGGCTGTTCTCTGCTTTGAATCGGAGAGCGCCCATGCGGGAGAAGTCGGAGACACCGAGGAGGTAGTCGAAGTCGCCGACTCGACGGGGGAGGCTCGGGTCTTCCTTCAGTCTGAGCGCGTGGTTTGCTTGGACGATCTTCTGCCCCCATTCGTCTGGGGCGGCGTCAGCGAAGGCGCCGAACAGCACCGTGTTCTCAGGTGTGTAGGTGCGTCCGGGGGTGAGGGGGAGATCGGGGGACAGTTCATAGGCGCCGATCTTCCCCAGATACGCGGGGTCGTACTCGAACGACGATGCGGCGAGCGTGCGCCCTCCCATGAAACTCGGCCGCAAGAGGCCCACTCGGGTCGGGCCGGCACCGTTCTCGTCGAGATACACCTCGGCGGCGCTGACGATGTCGGTCATATGGTTCCGCCGCTCTGGATGATGGCGTCGATTCGTGGTCGTGCCGCTTCGCTACGGTACGGGTCTGCGGAGGCTACGACGGATTCGAGGATTCCCAGAGCGGAGAGAACAGCGAAGACGGAGTCGAGTTGGGCGCTGCCCGTACCCCTTTCGATGCTGGCGAGCGTCGCCCGGGTGATGAAGGCACGTTCTGCGAGCGCGGTTGCGGAAAGTCCGTTGACGCTTCTCCATCTCCTGATATGCGCGCCGAACTCTCGAAGCATCCGCTCCTGCTGCACTGATCGACGCTGCACCATCACGAGACTCCTTGGCTGCTATCTACAGATAGCAATAATGCCACCAATTGCTACTTCTAGATAGCAGAATTGTTTCTTCCCCCGGCTTCCGTCCCTGGCGTTCTCCTCGTCGTAATCCATTCGGATGTGGAGGACTCTCTGTAGCCCCTCGCAGCACACTGCGCCACGCGCCGGCGAAACAGACCGGCGGGTTCGGCGGACGCCCCTCAGCCCAGCGGCCCCTCGCAGCTCTCCCGGAGCAGCACCGTCACCGGCAGCTCCGTGCTGACCGGCTCCAGGTCGGGGTCGGTCACCCGGGCGACCATCGCCCGCACGGCCGCCCGGCCGAGCTCCAGCATCGGCTGCATCACCGTCGTCAGCCGCGGCGTCGACCGCGCGCCCTCATCGATGCCGTCGAAGCCGGTCACGATGATGTCCTCCGGCACCCGGATGCCGGCCGGCCGGAGCGCGTCGAGCACGCCGAGCGCCATCTGGTCGTTCGCGCAGACCAGCGCGCGGGGGAGCCGGCCGCCGGCGATCAGGTCCTCCGCGACGGCGCGGGCGCGCTCCCGGGAGAACTCGCCGTGCAGCACGGGCAGCGCGGTCGGGTTGATCCCGCGGCCCTCCAGCGCCTCCGCGAAGCCGCCGTAGCGCTCCGCGTCGTCCGGCGAGTCGAACGGGCCGGTCAGGTACATCGGGTCGCGGACGCCGTGGTCGTCGATGAGGTGCTCGGTGAGCGCGCGCATGCCCTCCCGGTTGCGCACGGTGATGTGGTCGAAGTCGTCGTCGCGGCGCTGGCCGGCGAGGTAGACCACCGGGATGCTGTCGCCGATCCGGCGCAGGACGTCGTGGGGCGCACTCTGCGCGATCACGGCCAGGCCGTCGACTTTGCCTGCGAGATCGCTCAGCGTGATCTCCAGGCTTTCGGGGGAACGGCCGCGCCCGACGCAGATCATCAGCGAGAAGCCCTGCCGCCACGCCTCGAGCTCGCAGCCGCGGAGCACCTCCTCGAAGTACAGGTTCGCCCCGGGCCGCTGATCGGGCTTCGCGGGGTCGCGGCGCACCTCGACCGGGCGCTGCTCGCCGACCTCGGCGTCGCTCAGGTCCTCCACCGCGTCCACGCCCGGCAGGAACAGGCCGAGCACGCCGGTGCGGCGGGCGGCGAGGCCGCGGGCGCTGCCGCTCGGCACGTAGCGCAGCTCGCGCACGGCCTGGAGCACCCGCTCCTGGGTGGAAGCGCGTACATCGTCCGGTCGGGTGAGGACGCGGGAGACCGTAGCGATCGAGACTCCCGCGTGCGCGGCGACATCATACACCGTGGGTTTTCTCGCCACGTTTCCCCCGAGTTCTTCTGCGAATTGGTGGTCCGGTTCACATTCTGACACGTGGAACGATGTTTCGGGGGTGGGGTTGAAAGACGTTTCGTATGCGCTTACAGTGGGTCGCGGCCTCCCGCCCGGCTCGCTCTCGCCGGACGGCGCGGCCCCGCCGCCACCGGGCCGGCACCAAGTCATCGTCGACTGAAGGGACCACACCGCGATGAACAAGTCCAGAACGCGCCTCCGGCGTTCACTCGTCGCTGTCGCAGCCGCCGCGTCACTGCTGGCGATGAGCGCGTGCAGCCTCCAGACCTCCGGGTCGAGCAACAACAACTCGGGCGCCGCCAGCGGTTCCCTCCTCTTCGGCGCCGACGGCGGGAACCCGACGTTCGTGCGCAACTTCAACCCGTTCTCGCCGAACACGCGCACCGGCGCGCACTACATGTACGAGCCGCTGCAGGTGGTGAACTCCATCGACGGCAAGGCCACGCCGTTCCTCGCGACGGGCGACAAGGTCATCGACCCGAAGACGATCGAGTACACGATCCGCAAGGGTGTGAACTGGTCGGACGGCCAGGCCTTCACGCCCGCCGACGTGGTCTACACCTTCGATCTCATCAAGAAGACCCCGGCCCTCGACACGCTCGGGCAGTGGCAGAACATCGACACGATCAGCTCGTCCGGCGACACCGTGACCTTCCACCTCAAGGGAGCGAACGTCCCCGCCGCGAGCATCATCGACCAGCAGATCATCGTCCCGGAGCACGTCTGGAAGTCCGTGAAGGACCCGGTGACCTGGACCAACGACAACCCGGTGGCCACCGGCCCGTACACGGTCGGCAGCTTCGCCCCGAACCAGTACACGATGGTGAAGAACACCAAATACTGGCAGGCCGACAAGGTGGCGGCGGAGAAGCTGGTGCTCCCGGCCTCCAACACCGGCCTCCAGCTGGTCAAGAACGGCTACGACTGGGCCTACTCGTTCATCGACAACGTGGACAAGACCTGGGTCGGCGCGAACAAGCAGCACAACAAATACTGGTTCCCGCCCGGCGGCACCATCTCGCTGATCCCCAACCTGACCAAGGCGCCGTTCAACAACCTGGAATTCCGCATGGGCCTCAGCTACGCGCTGGACCGCGACAAGATCGCCCAGGACGCCGAGGAGGGCTACGTGAAGGCCGCGGGCCAGAACGGGCTGCTCCTCCCGAACGCGCAGTCCTGGCTGAACACCTCGCTGCCGAACCAGGGCATGATCGCGCAGGACACCCAGAAGGCGCTCGCGTCGTTCGCCAAGGCCGGCTACACCCAGCAGGGCGGCAAGCTCGTCAACGCCGCCGGCCAGCAGCTCCAGCTCACGATCACCACGCCGAACGGCTACGCCGACTGGCTGCGCGGGGTCCAGGCCGTCCAATCGCAGCTGCAGTCGCTCGGGATCGCGATCACGATCGACCAGCCGCAGCCCGCCGCCTACACGCAGGCGCAGAACAACGGCGACTTCGAGCTGCTGATGGGCGCGTTCGGCGGCGCGGGCAGCGTCTACCAGGACTTCAACACCCTGATGAGCAGCGAGTTCGTCAAGCCGGTCGGCACCTCCGCCTCCGGCAACTTCGAGCGGTTCAGCGACCCGCAGGCGGACTCCCTGCTGCAGCAGCTGCGGTCGGCCACCTCCACGAGCGACCAGAAGAAGTACATCGACCAGCTCCAGGAGGTCATGTACAGCAAGGTGCCCGTGATCAGCATGTTCTACGGCGGCCTGTGGGGCCTGTTCAGCGACAAGAGCTTCACCGGCTGGCCGAGCGCGAGCGACCCGTACGCGACGCCGGCCACCTGGACCGAGAACTCGCTGCTGATCCTCACCCACCTCACGAAGGCGAAGTGATC of Leifsonia shinshuensis contains these proteins:
- a CDS encoding LacI family DNA-binding transcriptional regulator; translated protein: MYDVAAHAGVSIATVSRVLTRPDDVRASTQERVLQAVRELRYVPSGSARGLAARRTGVLGLFLPGVDAVEDLSDAEVGEQRPVEVRRDPAKPDQRPGANLYFEEVLRGCELEAWRQGFSLMICVGRGRSPESLEITLSDLAGKVDGLAVIAQSAPHDVLRRIGDSIPVVYLAGQRRDDDFDHITVRNREGMRALTEHLIDDHGVRDPMYLTGPFDSPDDAERYGGFAEALEGRGINPTALPVLHGEFSRERARAVAEDLIAGGRLPRALVCANDQMALGVLDALRPAGIRVPEDIIVTGFDGIDEGARSTPRLTTVMQPMLELGRAAVRAMVARVTDPDLEPVSTELPVTVLLRESCEGPLG
- a CDS encoding type II toxin-antitoxin system HipA family toxin; protein product: MTDIVSAAEVYLDENGAGPTRVGLLRPSFMGGRTLAASSFEYDPAYLGKIGAYELSPDLPLTPGRTYTPENTVLFGAFADAAPDEWGQKIVQANHALRLKEDPSLPRRVGDFDYLLGVSDFSRMGALRFKAENSRHWLSEDTGVANIHELGKILRVARRYEDHEATDEDVEYLAGIATSPGGARPKANVLLPDGSLALAKLPHSKDADVDTEAWEAVALTIARRIGTPTPEFTVQPAGEGRSVLIVKRFDRDGETVRRGYMSAATALRIGKHDTGSRLTYEEFADVLAATSANPEADLHDMFRRIALTVFINNVDDHWGNHGFLRQANGWRLAPIFDINPHRHGGIIASRPISDNDDPRDRDIRNLIDIADTFNLTRFEAIDIAMRISGHVALWPQIADLHGIPKAQQQAMASAFDDTQRQRIEELAATIDPDWLPRANLRAAPHRDGMEWVPPSLREGKPVTGYWRKARKR
- a CDS encoding alkaline phosphatase family protein — encoded protein: MTGRALTAAIAAALALVLAGCAPGASPAVTSPPAPVPAPTRAPSTLPPAPSTGPQATALQHIVVIVDENKPAGSVIGDPQAPYLTSLARAGALATAYSAITHPSLPNYLALTSGGTAGITTDCNPPGGSCLATGPNLAEELDRAGRSWRMYSESMPAPCATGNTSLYAVKHNPFLYFPSVTSSRAYCDAHDVPYSRFASDLASAATLPDFSFISPNLCDDMHDCSVADGDAWLKANVPAILASPAFKAQRSLLVVTFDEGDSGDNVVACVFAGPAARAHSVSATPFTHYSLLRTIEEVWGLAPLTGQDAAATAMTAMLR
- a CDS encoding ABC transporter substrate-binding protein; translation: MNKSRTRLRRSLVAVAAAASLLAMSACSLQTSGSSNNNSGAASGSLLFGADGGNPTFVRNFNPFSPNTRTGAHYMYEPLQVVNSIDGKATPFLATGDKVIDPKTIEYTIRKGVNWSDGQAFTPADVVYTFDLIKKTPALDTLGQWQNIDTISSSGDTVTFHLKGANVPAASIIDQQIIVPEHVWKSVKDPVTWTNDNPVATGPYTVGSFAPNQYTMVKNTKYWQADKVAAEKLVLPASNTGLQLVKNGYDWAYSFIDNVDKTWVGANKQHNKYWFPPGGTISLIPNLTKAPFNNLEFRMGLSYALDRDKIAQDAEEGYVKAAGQNGLLLPNAQSWLNTSLPNQGMIAQDTQKALASFAKAGYTQQGGKLVNAAGQQLQLTITTPNGYADWLRGVQAVQSQLQSLGIAITIDQPQPAAYTQAQNNGDFELLMGAFGGAGSVYQDFNTLMSSEFVKPVGTSASGNFERFSDPQADSLLQQLRSATSTSDQKKYIDQLQEVMYSKVPVISMFYGGLWGLFSDKSFTGWPSASDPYATPATWTENSLLILTHLTKAK
- a CDS encoding helix-turn-helix domain-containing protein, with amino-acid sequence MVQRRSVQQERMLREFGAHIRRWRSVNGLSATALAERAFITRATLASIERGTGSAQLDSVFAVLSALGILESVVASADPYRSEAARPRIDAIIQSGGTI